A genomic stretch from Candidatus Methanomassiliicoccus intestinalis Issoire-Mx1 includes:
- a CDS encoding InlB B-repeat-containing protein, whose protein sequence is MSDDSTEATVSNLNDLESAISNGSNIKLAKDITISGLTGPLTLKDKTTLDLNGHTLTIQSIDNISNSNRLVIEDDATVIIENGTIVYSGELRSKSPVKLGDSTKVYNNGTNDVTDVSKLTLNNVIIKSTGYGVSVFSNANLNVTNSIITAEVSAIATNGTSAGSPGNSCGSTVSITDSQCTSIDSAAIFFPGGAKLDVNGGTFTGKTGFDIRSGTVTIDDATINVLGSPSEKKLTDDNKAGGNGPTSWGMGIAVFNMNSYGQDASGTPADISVTVNSTTTINNEVYKLYIGGYDLNKTYDTNGKFIAKNDETKYTPVHKCTVTLDGIEKCNISSTNESNVVLIDGTRSADTSVQISMDYRNMIFANGTPITISGVTGGNNSKITYGSDNEVVFVDNFDLSTFTVFGGSNNAGETVTSSEITMNGGKAYGIVGGGYGNATVGTSTITIDGGKATYVAGGGWSTDSSTTAVSLEALKNKTTTTNVTINGGDILYAVGGGRLGYTHVETANLTINGGNFDEIVAGGINGYTGTAKLTIDASSGKSIVTGLISSGNRGQVSNVTVNIQSLGTEGNVDLVSIGALSGLTATDGGPNAIFDKINFTIAEDVKADNIYLGGATWSNGTSNPWAVGRVDSLSATDITINAGGHKITAADIPIGVKGSYGDYASQSKGIAYTIDSDKTWTLNSGTLEVKGEASLTINGAFTNNGTICYDSLNVDQNGLIIKNIQGSGELQVKDTTFTTKGLYIKGTNNVTITGCKFNSITNDLDLSGAYMHHPSAIHVDSAEGTVTISKNILTDIYPQNESANTKKFMGISVTSNNESAGSVDISENEITNVLHNAIYTNGKFSSILIKGNTIDNWAAQPTADKGRAIRIDTLSASASNIIISENTFVKTYTNPTFGDTGSYDDGNILKITGSSADFKDNVLRLTGITDYSDDKLFKFDDKNTRFLVTFNANGGYFLDNSNNENLYSLFVASKDGATTISQPDSKLINRSGSYTFAEWYDSNDVKWDFDTPIDEDKTLYAKWTYTGGSGGYPVNPPVTPDTPEEPIIPDSSGNAEIKVDDKKADELVHETVASGSNTLSIVDKDNVEGTVTSVSISVSDLETISKKIENNNNIDSISIATSEGEVIIEKEVLAEILENNSEADTLIIEVNNAENKLTEEQKKVVGDNPVYDINLRLGDKYVTSFNGKSITVSIPYELKEGEDQNNLIVYYLKDDGSIEKMNCSYKDNQVSFETNHLSKFIIVYEAQEPIVPDNPDDKNDDNNSDNTVYYIIAAVIIILIIIALAYYFMKKK, encoded by the coding sequence TTGAGCGATGATAGTACTGAAGCAACTGTTTCTAACTTGAATGACTTGGAAAGTGCCATTAGCAATGGTAGCAATATTAAATTGGCTAAGGATATTACAATATCCGGCCTAACCGGACCATTAACTCTTAAAGATAAGACAACCCTTGATTTGAATGGCCATACACTTACGATTCAATCCATAGATAATATCTCTAACTCTAACAGATTAGTCATAGAGGATGATGCAACGGTAATTATTGAGAATGGTACAATTGTATACAGCGGAGAGCTCAGGAGTAAATCGCCTGTCAAACTAGGAGACTCGACGAAGGTTTACAATAATGGTACTAATGATGTCACAGATGTATCTAAATTAACTCTTAATAATGTAATAATTAAGAGTACTGGATATGGCGTATCTGTCTTTTCTAATGCAAATCTTAATGTGACTAATTCAATAATTACTGCTGAAGTCTCTGCAATAGCAACTAATGGGACTTCTGCAGGATCTCCAGGGAATTCATGTGGTTCAACGGTGTCCATTACTGACAGTCAATGTACATCTATTGACTCAGCTGCTATCTTTTTTCCTGGTGGAGCTAAGTTAGACGTCAATGGTGGAACATTCACAGGAAAGACGGGATTTGACATAAGGTCAGGTACTGTAACCATTGATGATGCAACAATAAACGTTCTTGGAAGTCCTAGTGAGAAAAAACTAACTGATGATAATAAGGCTGGAGGAAATGGACCTACTTCATGGGGAATGGGTATTGCGGTATTCAATATGAATTCATACGGTCAAGATGCATCAGGTACCCCTGCAGACATCAGCGTAACCGTTAATAGTACAACGACGATCAACAATGAAGTTTATAAGTTATATATCGGCGGTTATGACCTCAATAAGACTTATGATACTAATGGTAAGTTTATTGCTAAGAATGATGAGACAAAATATACTCCAGTTCATAAATGTACTGTAACTTTGGATGGTATTGAAAAATGTAATATCTCCTCTACTAATGAAAGTAATGTTGTACTGATTGATGGAACTCGAAGTGCTGATACGTCAGTTCAAATATCAATGGATTACCGCAATATGATCTTTGCCAATGGTACTCCAATAACAATTTCTGGAGTAACTGGTGGAAATAACTCTAAAATTACATATGGTTCTGACAATGAAGTAGTATTTGTTGATAATTTCGATTTATCAACTTTCACTGTGTTTGGTGGATCAAATAATGCTGGGGAGACTGTCACTTCTTCAGAAATCACAATGAATGGCGGAAAGGCTTATGGTATCGTTGGTGGCGGATATGGAAACGCAACTGTTGGTACGTCAACAATAACAATCGATGGAGGAAAAGCAACATATGTAGCCGGTGGAGGCTGGTCTACAGATAGCTCAACAACTGCTGTCAGTCTAGAAGCTTTAAAAAATAAAACAACAACTACCAATGTTACCATTAATGGTGGAGATATCTTATATGCAGTAGGTGGCGGCAGACTAGGATATACACATGTTGAAACTGCCAACTTAACAATTAATGGTGGAAACTTTGATGAAATCGTTGCTGGCGGTATTAATGGATATACAGGAACTGCAAAGCTGACCATCGATGCTTCTTCTGGAAAGTCAATAGTCACTGGTCTGATTTCTTCAGGAAACAGGGGACAAGTATCCAATGTAACTGTTAATATTCAAAGTTTAGGAACAGAAGGTAACGTAGATTTAGTCTCTATCGGAGCATTATCTGGACTTACAGCAACAGACGGTGGCCCGAATGCAATTTTTGATAAAATTAACTTTACCATTGCTGAAGATGTAAAAGCTGACAATATCTATCTCGGCGGAGCCACATGGTCAAACGGTACAAGCAATCCATGGGCTGTAGGTAGAGTTGACTCATTATCTGCAACAGATATCACAATCAATGCAGGTGGTCACAAAATAACCGCTGCAGATATACCAATAGGAGTAAAAGGCTCTTATGGTGATTACGCATCTCAAAGCAAAGGCATCGCATACACAATTGATTCTGATAAAACTTGGACACTGAATAGCGGAACATTAGAGGTGAAAGGAGAAGCTTCACTAACTATTAATGGGGCTTTCACAAACAATGGAACAATCTGCTATGATTCTTTGAATGTCGATCAAAATGGTTTAATCATTAAGAACATTCAAGGATCTGGGGAATTACAAGTCAAAGATACTACATTCACAACAAAAGGGTTGTATATAAAAGGAACAAACAATGTAACAATCACGGGTTGTAAATTTAATAGTATAACCAATGATCTGGACTTATCTGGCGCATACATGCATCATCCATCTGCTATTCACGTGGATTCTGCAGAAGGAACTGTAACAATCAGTAAAAACATCCTTACTGACATATACCCCCAAAATGAATCAGCCAACACAAAGAAATTTATGGGAATATCCGTAACTTCTAATAATGAATCTGCAGGATCAGTTGACATCTCTGAAAATGAAATAACAAATGTTCTGCACAATGCAATCTACACGAACGGTAAGTTCAGTTCAATTTTAATTAAAGGAAATACAATTGATAATTGGGCAGCTCAACCTACAGCAGATAAAGGACGTGCCATCAGAATCGACACGCTCTCGGCATCCGCCAGCAATATCATCATATCTGAAAACACATTTGTAAAGACATATACAAATCCTACTTTTGGTGATACTGGGAGTTATGATGACGGAAACATTCTGAAAATTACTGGTTCAAGCGCAGACTTCAAAGACAACGTTCTCAGGCTTACAGGAATTACAGATTATTCTGATGACAAGCTTTTCAAGTTTGATGATAAAAATACACGTTTCTTAGTCACATTCAATGCCAACGGAGGATACTTCCTTGATAATAGCAATAATGAAAATCTTTACTCGCTGTTCGTTGCATCTAAAGATGGAGCTACTACAATATCGCAGCCAGATTCAAAACTAATTAATCGGTCTGGATCATACACATTTGCAGAATGGTATGACAGCAATGATGTAAAATGGGACTTTGATACCCCTATAGATGAAGACAAGACTCTCTACGCTAAATGGACATATACAGGCGGAAGCGGAGGATACCCTGTCAATCCCCCTGTAACTCCTGATACACCGGAAGAACCTATCATACCTGACAGCAGCGGAAACGCAGAAATTAAGGTAGATGACAAGAAAGCAGATGAATTAGTTCATGAAACAGTCGCATCAGGCTCAAACACGCTTAGCATAGTTGATAAAGACAATGTAGAAGGAACAGTAACATCTGTATCAATATCTGTTTCAGATTTAGAAACAATTTCAAAGAAGATTGAAAACAATAACAACATTGATTCAATTTCAATAGCAACTTCAGAAGGAGAAGTAATTATTGAAAAAGAAGTTCTTGCAGAAATATTAGAAAATAATTCAGAAGCAGACACGTTGATCATTGAAGTAAACAATGCAGAGAACAAATTAACAGAAGAACAAAAGAAAGTCGTAGGAGACAACCCTGTATATGACATCAATCTCCGCTTAGGAGACAAGTATGTTACAAGCTTCAACGGTAAATCAATTACTGTATCGATACCTTATGAACTCAAAGAGGGAGAAGATCAAAACAACTTGATTGTTTATTATCTCAAAGATGACGGTTCAATCGAAAAAATGAACTGTTCATATAAAGACAATCAGGTATCGTTTGAAACAAATCACCTTTCAAAGTTCATAATCGTCTATGAAGCTCAGGAACCAATAGTTCCAGACAACCCTGATGACAAGAATGATGACAATAACAGCGACAATACTGTTTATTACATAATCGCAGCAGTAATAATTATTCTCATCATCATCGCTTTAGCATATTACTTCATGAAGAAGAAGTGA
- the cutA gene encoding divalent-cation tolerance protein CutA has product MIAIRYPFIVFQSHQATSIIYVYADILQNRDETSMNFSSALVTFPDKEWAKSIAEEIIKKKLAACADLFSIESIYRWKGNINNENEVGAVFKIRSEDFEEFSECVRSLHPYEVPCIVSYEISNGTDDYLDWIRESTIRD; this is encoded by the coding sequence ATGATCGCTATCAGGTATCCGTTCATTGTATTCCAATCGCATCAAGCAACAAGCATTATTTATGTCTACGCCGACATTCTCCAAAACAGGGATGAAACGAGCATGAATTTTTCTTCTGCATTGGTTACCTTTCCTGACAAGGAATGGGCAAAGAGCATAGCCGAAGAGATCATAAAAAAGAAGCTGGCGGCATGTGCAGATCTGTTTTCAATAGAGTCAATATACCGCTGGAAGGGAAACATCAATAATGAAAATGAAGTAGGAGCAGTTTTTAAGATAAGATCAGAAGATTTTGAGGAGTTTTCAGAGTGTGTGCGCAGCCTACATCCCTATGAAGTTCCCTGCATTGTGAGTTATGAGATAAGCAACGGCACAGACGACTACCTGGACTGGATCAGAGAATCAACGATTCGGGACTGA
- the cysK gene encoding cysteine synthase A has translation MVAYDSILDTIGKTPIVKLNKMAPEGSHVYVKIESFNPAGSIKDRAVLRMIDDAEEKGLLKKGGIIVEPTSGNTGIAIALVAAARGYRAIITIPDTMSKERTAFMKAYGAEIVYTPGKDGMAGAVEKAEELCRELGAFMPMQFSNSSNIDSHYMTTANEILKDLPDVDYVFAGIGTGGTASGIGRSLRDSGSKGKVIGVEPAESPLITEGRSGPHKIQGIGSNFIPDNYDPNAIHQVVTVKGDDAIATAVRLAKEEGIFAGISSGAAVFAALQQAEKEKGKIILAILPDGGERYVSLGIYD, from the coding sequence ATGGTTGCATATGACAGTATATTAGACACTATAGGCAAGACACCCATAGTGAAATTAAATAAAATGGCCCCGGAAGGCTCTCACGTGTATGTCAAGATAGAGAGCTTTAATCCCGCAGGGTCCATTAAAGACCGTGCCGTTTTGAGAATGATCGATGACGCTGAAGAAAAAGGTCTTCTGAAAAAAGGCGGCATCATCGTAGAACCGACATCAGGAAACACAGGCATAGCTATTGCCTTAGTCGCGGCTGCGAGAGGATACAGAGCGATCATAACAATACCGGATACAATGAGCAAAGAACGCACGGCATTCATGAAAGCATACGGCGCAGAGATTGTTTATACACCGGGAAAAGACGGAATGGCCGGTGCTGTTGAAAAGGCAGAAGAGCTCTGCAGAGAACTTGGAGCATTCATGCCTATGCAGTTCAGCAATTCTTCAAACATTGACTCACATTACATGACGACTGCCAATGAAATACTGAAGGACCTTCCAGATGTAGACTATGTCTTTGCAGGCATAGGGACTGGCGGAACCGCTTCAGGAATTGGAAGAAGCCTGAGAGACTCAGGATCCAAAGGAAAAGTAATCGGAGTAGAACCTGCCGAAAGTCCACTGATCACAGAAGGCCGTTCCGGTCCGCATAAGATCCAGGGAATAGGTTCAAACTTCATACCAGACAACTACGATCCCAACGCAATACATCAAGTTGTAACTGTGAAGGGAGATGATGCAATCGCCACCGCAGTAAGGCTTGCAAAAGAGGAAGGGATATTCGCAGGCATATCCTCTGGAGCCGCTGTGTTTGCAGCTCTGCAGCAGGCTGAAAAGGAAAAAGGAAAAATCATACTCGCAATTCTCCCAGACGGCGGAGAGAGATATGTAAGTTTAGGGATATACGACTGA
- a CDS encoding 6-hydroxymethylpterin diphosphokinase MptE-like protein — MDFSDWEPLYLEILDSFGFSRDDDEKSAQLLAELLRNRRIISPESLRISGEATVCGCGYNLEDDLEKYGIKGKLIAADGSVSRMGTRPDIIVTDLDGCIEKEIEANAGGSAAVIHAHGDNMNLLKRYVPLFEGPVLPTVQCRPPDGLFNFGGFTDGDRAVVLAKCLGAEKIHLRGFDFSKPYVKAGRDPEIKRKKLLWAKKIIEMVSPESLIL, encoded by the coding sequence ATGGACTTCTCTGACTGGGAGCCTCTTTATTTGGAGATTCTGGACAGTTTTGGTTTTTCCAGAGATGATGATGAAAAATCAGCGCAGCTTCTTGCTGAATTACTCAGGAACCGCAGAATAATTTCTCCCGAGAGTTTGAGGATAAGCGGAGAAGCAACGGTATGCGGATGCGGTTATAATCTTGAGGACGATCTGGAAAAATATGGTATCAAAGGTAAACTTATAGCTGCAGACGGCTCAGTCTCAAGAATGGGGACCAGGCCGGATATCATCGTGACTGACTTGGACGGCTGCATCGAGAAAGAAATTGAAGCGAATGCAGGCGGTTCTGCGGCAGTGATTCATGCCCACGGGGACAATATGAACCTTTTGAAGAGGTATGTGCCGTTGTTTGAAGGTCCGGTTCTTCCCACTGTTCAATGCAGGCCTCCAGACGGCCTGTTCAATTTCGGCGGTTTTACGGACGGGGACAGAGCTGTGGTTTTGGCAAAATGTCTGGGTGCCGAAAAGATACACCTCAGGGGATTCGATTTTTCAAAACCGTATGTCAAAGCAGGCAGAGATCCTGAGATTAAGAGAAAAAAGCTCCTCTGGGCTAAGAAAATAATCGAAATGGTCAGTCCCGAATCGTTGATTCTCTGA
- a CDS encoding site-2 protease family protein, translating into MNGYLIAIILVIAFWAAVYILDKKGILAKHHMSAWGPFVMWRTSRGRDLIDKLSRPHRFWNAYSLVSKGIVAVIMFGMTALLLWEATLVSSIPAESAPGVDMILGIPGINPVIPLWYGILGLVVAVVIHEFAHGILTRVHGMGVKSLGIVWMVIPMGAFTEPDEEALEKTTRRKRTAVYAVGPGTNIIAALIFAVLFSSVALGSVAPAYDAPMAATIYEDSPGDIAGIPVGAQIISINGEDVPINGYPDVNAPDPNTPVTVKYYYNGEIFEKEVISGVILTTTEKGLPSGDAGLKPGMMIYSINGEIIRNETDFKTVMSSLEIGETVPIVAYSYNAETGTYEVAEEVTEITPMSKIDYYKSRGTSTNGVEDMAFLGVNTAYLGMVVKDPQALIDSMAHPFAGDDSVDDYFHSFLTYVTLPLTGYQPFPASLVDVYEPQGIFSGMSSNSFWIMANCFYWLFWINLMLGLTNALPAIPLDGGYIFRDWLDSLVQKVRKKMPDKERTQFVDSVTWVFALMILFLILWQLIGPRI; encoded by the coding sequence ATGAACGGATACCTGATAGCGATCATATTAGTAATCGCATTCTGGGCTGCGGTTTATATTCTCGACAAAAAAGGGATTCTTGCAAAGCATCACATGTCTGCATGGGGTCCGTTTGTTATGTGGAGGACCAGTCGCGGAAGAGATCTTATTGATAAGTTGTCCCGCCCCCACAGATTTTGGAATGCCTATTCTCTCGTGTCTAAAGGCATCGTAGCTGTAATCATGTTTGGGATGACTGCCCTGCTGCTGTGGGAGGCAACTCTTGTCTCCAGCATTCCTGCAGAGAGTGCTCCCGGTGTAGACATGATTCTGGGAATTCCGGGAATCAATCCTGTAATCCCCTTGTGGTATGGAATCCTGGGTCTGGTAGTGGCTGTGGTCATCCACGAGTTTGCCCACGGTATCCTTACCAGGGTTCATGGCATGGGTGTAAAATCACTGGGTATTGTCTGGATGGTAATACCCATGGGAGCCTTCACCGAGCCTGATGAAGAGGCCCTTGAAAAAACTACGAGAAGAAAGCGCACCGCCGTCTATGCTGTAGGTCCTGGAACCAACATCATAGCAGCTTTGATCTTTGCCGTGCTGTTCTCGTCTGTGGCGCTGGGCTCTGTAGCTCCTGCATATGATGCTCCCATGGCTGCTACAATCTATGAAGACAGCCCTGGTGATATAGCTGGAATTCCCGTAGGTGCACAAATTATCTCTATAAATGGAGAGGATGTCCCGATAAACGGCTATCCTGATGTCAATGCACCTGATCCCAATACTCCTGTTACGGTGAAGTATTATTATAACGGGGAAATTTTTGAAAAAGAGGTCATTTCAGGTGTCATACTGACAACGACTGAAAAAGGACTGCCTTCCGGCGATGCCGGTCTGAAGCCGGGTATGATGATTTACTCCATAAATGGTGAGATCATCCGCAATGAGACTGATTTCAAAACTGTAATGAGCAGTCTTGAGATCGGCGAGACAGTACCGATCGTAGCTTATTCATACAATGCGGAAACAGGAACTTACGAAGTTGCTGAAGAAGTCACAGAAATAACTCCGATGAGCAAGATCGATTATTATAAGTCCAGGGGAACCAGCACAAACGGCGTAGAAGACATGGCATTTCTGGGTGTAAACACAGCATACCTGGGAATGGTAGTCAAGGATCCTCAGGCTCTGATCGACTCCATGGCACATCCGTTTGCCGGCGATGATTCTGTAGACGACTATTTCCACTCATTCCTGACATATGTGACTCTGCCTCTGACAGGATATCAGCCATTCCCGGCATCGTTAGTTGATGTGTATGAACCTCAGGGAATCTTCTCTGGAATGTCTTCAAATTCATTCTGGATCATGGCCAATTGTTTCTACTGGCTGTTCTGGATCAACCTTATGCTTGGTCTCACCAATGCACTTCCGGCCATTCCGTTAGATGGAGGATATATCTTCAGGGACTGGTTAGATTCGCTGGTTCAGAAGGTACGCAAGAAAATGCCTGATAAAGAAAGGACTCAGTTTGTGGACTCAGTCACATGGGTCTTTGCCCTGATGATTCTCTTCCTGATCCTATGGCAACTCATCGGTCCGAGAATATGA
- a CDS encoding O-acetylhomoserine aminocarboxypropyltransferase/cysteine synthase family protein: MQKNKYKFETIQVHAGQETPDPASDSRAVPIYQTTAYVFKNFAHAAARFDLSDQGNIYGRLTNTTQEIFEKRIAALEGGVAALAVASGAAAVTYTIMNLAQAGDHIVSSKTIYGGTYNLLDQTLPKYGIKTTFVDPDEKDSFKNAIQPNTKAIFIETIGNPNANIIDIEEIARLAHDNKIPLVVDSTFSTPYLVRPIEYGADIVVHSATKFIGGHGTAIGGVIIDSGNFDWKASGKFPSLVEPNPSYHGVSFTEAAGPAAFVTKVRAILLRDTGATISPVNSFIFLQGLETLSLRVERHVENALKVVEYLNGHPKVEKVNHPSLPDHPNHDLYEKYYPNGGASIFTFDIKGGVKEAQEFIDKLEIFSLLANVADVKSLVIHPATTTHAQLTEEERLAQGIKPNTIRLSIGTEHIDDIIADLEQAFGE, encoded by the coding sequence ATGCAGAAAAATAAGTATAAATTTGAAACTATTCAAGTTCATGCCGGCCAGGAAACTCCAGATCCAGCATCTGATTCAAGAGCCGTTCCAATTTATCAGACTACAGCCTATGTATTCAAGAATTTTGCACATGCTGCTGCACGTTTTGATTTGTCAGACCAGGGAAATATATACGGCAGGCTGACCAATACAACACAGGAGATCTTCGAGAAAAGAATCGCTGCGCTGGAGGGAGGAGTGGCTGCACTGGCAGTAGCTTCCGGGGCTGCAGCTGTTACCTATACAATTATGAATCTGGCACAGGCGGGAGATCATATTGTTTCTTCTAAAACAATCTACGGCGGAACATACAATCTGTTAGATCAGACGCTGCCGAAGTACGGAATTAAAACTACCTTTGTAGATCCTGATGAAAAAGACAGTTTTAAAAATGCAATTCAGCCCAATACTAAAGCCATTTTTATTGAAACAATCGGCAATCCCAATGCAAATATCATAGACATTGAAGAAATTGCCAGACTTGCTCATGATAATAAAATTCCCCTGGTGGTAGACAGTACTTTTTCTACACCATATCTTGTAAGACCTATTGAATACGGAGCAGACATTGTAGTTCATTCTGCTACTAAATTCATCGGCGGCCACGGAACAGCCATAGGCGGAGTGATTATCGACAGCGGCAACTTTGACTGGAAAGCCAGCGGTAAATTCCCTTCATTGGTTGAACCTAATCCCAGTTATCATGGAGTAAGTTTCACTGAAGCAGCCGGACCTGCAGCATTTGTAACCAAAGTCCGGGCAATTCTGCTCAGGGATACCGGAGCTACCATTTCTCCTGTAAACTCATTCATATTTCTGCAGGGATTGGAAACATTATCCCTCCGTGTAGAAAGACATGTGGAGAATGCACTCAAAGTAGTGGAATATCTAAACGGACATCCTAAAGTGGAGAAAGTAAACCACCCGTCTCTTCCAGATCATCCCAATCATGACCTGTATGAAAAATACTACCCGAACGGCGGGGCATCTATATTCACATTTGACATCAAAGGCGGAGTAAAGGAAGCCCAGGAATTTATTGACAAACTGGAAATATTTTCACTCCTGGCAAATGTAGCTGATGTTAAATCACTGGTGATACATCCTGCTACCACAACCCATGCACAGCTGACTGAAGAAGAAAGGCTTGCCCAGGGAATTAAACCGAATACGATCCGCCTGTCAATCGGTACAGAGCATATAGATGATATAATCGCAGATCTTGAGCAGGCATTCGGAGAATAA
- the metA gene encoding homoserine O-acetyltransferase MetA: protein MPINIPDDLPAASILESEKIFVMNENRARHQDIRPLEILIFNLMPSKVETETQILRLLSNSPIQIDIDLLRTETYISKHTSQDYLQHFYKTFNEIKNKKYDGMIITGAPVENMPYESVKYWKEFCEILDWSLTNSFSTMHICWGALAALYYHYGIPKHPLDEKISGIYAHVPLEYYHPLLRGFDDVFYMPHSRYMTVKESDLKGDLKVLARSEETGPAIIMSDKLRQVFVTGHLEYDTMTLANEYKRDLEKGLHPVIPENYFPDNDPNAAPKKLWRSHASLLFSNWLNYYVYQQTPYDLLKIGRS from the coding sequence ATGCCGATTAACATACCTGATGATCTCCCAGCCGCATCAATACTGGAATCAGAGAAGATTTTCGTCATGAATGAAAATCGCGCCCGGCATCAGGATATCCGTCCTCTTGAAATTCTCATATTCAATTTAATGCCTTCAAAGGTAGAGACTGAAACACAGATTCTGAGATTATTAAGCAACAGCCCCATCCAGATAGATATTGATCTGCTGCGTACTGAGACATATATCTCAAAACATACATCTCAGGATTACCTTCAGCATTTTTATAAAACATTTAATGAGATTAAAAATAAAAAATATGACGGCATGATAATCACAGGTGCTCCTGTTGAGAATATGCCGTATGAATCTGTAAAATACTGGAAAGAATTCTGTGAAATCCTGGATTGGTCTCTGACTAATTCATTCTCAACAATGCATATCTGCTGGGGAGCACTGGCAGCATTGTATTACCACTATGGGATACCAAAGCATCCACTGGATGAAAAGATCTCAGGAATCTATGCTCATGTTCCGCTTGAGTATTATCATCCTCTTCTACGAGGATTCGATGATGTTTTCTACATGCCTCATTCCAGATATATGACGGTAAAAGAATCTGACTTAAAGGGAGATCTTAAGGTTCTGGCACGCTCTGAAGAAACCGGACCGGCAATAATAATGTCCGACAAGCTAAGACAGGTTTTTGTCACTGGTCATTTAGAATATGATACGATGACTTTAGCCAATGAATACAAGAGAGATCTTGAAAAAGGACTGCATCCAGTAATTCCAGAGAATTATTTTCCAGATAATGATCCCAATGCAGCTCCAAAAAAGCTCTGGAGAAGCCATGCCAGCCTGCTGTTTTCAAACTGGCTCAATTATTATGTGTATCAACAAACTCCATATGATCTGCTGAAAATCGGCAGATCCTAA
- a CDS encoding DUF373 family protein — protein sequence MKTLVLCVDRDDDFGRKAGLNSPFIGREENMIAANGLALKDPEDSDINTIFAAISMYDEMLKKGVDVEIATLCGDIHVGYESDLALTTQLETVINITSADRVILVSDGAEDEYIYPIISSRIKVDSVKKVYVKQAPTMEGIFYIIVKMIQDDKMRKRILAPIGLALLIFGLFSIMDPLMGIMNGSNISYSTIGISMIWLVVGAYLVSFAYKLDEHLKLYLRGVKKAVRSGSQLIPFAVLSIILLVTAIFYGWDSAAAIVDKNIGRHALAFVGGFLWLAIFSYVVLLIGRFVNNYALERKITYGAIVESITVFAIGFIVQGALDSANSLFGYASYEDLLVVLEFVLGFGLAIFAGILNFSFRAMDKDDEYSDLE from the coding sequence ATGAAAACACTTGTTCTCTGCGTGGATCGAGATGATGATTTTGGTAGAAAGGCTGGTTTGAACAGTCCTTTTATCGGCAGAGAAGAAAATATGATTGCCGCGAACGGGCTGGCTCTCAAGGATCCAGAGGACTCGGACATCAACACGATTTTTGCAGCAATCAGCATGTATGATGAGATGCTGAAAAAGGGTGTCGATGTTGAGATAGCGACTCTATGCGGCGATATTCATGTAGGGTACGAGAGTGATTTGGCCCTTACAACTCAGCTGGAAACCGTTATAAATATAACTTCAGCAGACCGCGTCATACTGGTATCTGACGGAGCAGAGGACGAGTACATCTATCCGATTATTTCGTCAAGAATTAAAGTCGATTCAGTAAAAAAGGTGTATGTCAAACAGGCTCCAACCATGGAAGGCATCTTTTACATCATTGTGAAAATGATCCAGGATGACAAGATGCGCAAAAGGATTCTGGCCCCGATCGGTCTTGCGCTGCTTATCTTTGGTCTGTTCTCAATCATGGACCCGCTCATGGGCATAATGAACGGTTCAAACATTTCATACAGCACCATCGGGATATCAATGATCTGGCTGGTGGTGGGTGCCTATCTGGTATCGTTTGCATATAAACTAGATGAGCATCTGAAATTGTATCTGCGCGGAGTGAAAAAGGCCGTCCGTTCAGGAAGCCAGTTAATTCCGTTTGCCGTTCTTTCAATAATCCTGCTGGTAACTGCAATATTCTACGGCTGGGATTCTGCCGCAGCTATTGTGGATAAGAACATAGGCAGGCACGCCCTGGCATTTGTGGGCGGATTCTTGTGGCTGGCAATATTCTCGTACGTTGTACTTCTCATTGGAAGATTTGTGAACAACTATGCCCTGGAGAGAAAGATAACATACGGGGCGATAGTGGAATCAATCACAGTCTTTGCAATAGGATTCATCGTGCAGGGAGCTCTTGATTCAGCCAACAGTCTGTTTGGGTATGCAAGTTATGAGGATCTTTTAGTGGTGCTGGAATTTGTGCTTGGATTTGGTCTGGCAATATTTGCCGGCATTCTCAACTTCTCTTTCCGCGCTATGGACAAAGATGATGAGTACAGTGATCTGGAGTGA